A window of Ornithorhynchus anatinus isolate Pmale09 chromosome 21, mOrnAna1.pri.v4, whole genome shotgun sequence genomic DNA:
GCGATACCGATAAATAGATCACGGATACGAAGCCCCGGGTGATCGATACCGAGGTAACATAAagcgatcgggtcggacgcggtccccgtcccccgtggggctcaccggcttcatccccatttgacggatgagggaaactgaggcccagaggagtgactggccccgggtcacccggcacacgggtggcggagccgggattagaacccgggacctcctaataataatcagGACGGTGTTTgcttgagcgctctctgtgtgccgagcaccgttccgagcgcgtggggagatgcgaggtcatcaggttgtcccacgtggggctcgcgggcttcatccccatttgacagatgagggaaaccgaggcccagagaagggaagtgactggcccgaggtcacacggccgccaaggggcggagccggggttcgaacctgaccccccccggccccggatctacccaccaggccgcgctgcttctccgtgagcgcttactgtgcgcaaagcaccgcaCGAGGCTCTTGGGAAAgggcagtggcttgggagtcagaggtcgcgggttctaatctccgacggctgtgtgacctcgcttctcggcgcctcggttccctcgtctggaaaacggggatgaagagcgtgagccccacgggggatgacCTGAGGGCCTAACCCTCGGCCCCGGCGCCCGGAACGGCGgccggcacgtagcgggcgcttaacgaatagcgtcGCTTATAGCAGTGGTGGTATCCggcgggtgccgagcaccgtaccgggcgcttgggagagccggTAGGGTTAGCGGGGACGATCCCCACCCGCGCCGGACCGCCTCTGGCCCGCAAGGCCGTTGCGGgaggggatcgtctctctttactggactttccgagcgctccgtacagtgctccgcgctcagTGGGCGCCCGATAGATGCGATCAGATGAACCGAACGACCGGCTCCCTTGAACCCTGGACCCCTGGACCTGaaggcccccccccacccgcgcCCCGATCtgctgacccctgacctctgacccccgatcCTCACCCCCCCCGACCCGCTGGCCATTGCGTCCCGCTGACCCCTGGGACCCTCTGACCCCTGGGATCCCCTGATACCCCCCCGGGACCCGCtgacccccccgacccctcgACACCCCTTGGGACCCCCGACCCCTGggacccccccccgacccactGACCCCCACCGACCCGCTGACCCTCCCGGGCCCCCCGCGCAGAGGACACGGTGCACCTGAGCTCGGAGGAGGAGCGTGAGGAATACGTGCTCAACGAGCACGGGGTCATCTTCCGCGGCGTCAAGGAGCGCATCCGCGCCCAGGGATGGAACTACGGCCAGGTGAGGGGGGGGAGAGCGTCCGGGCCCGGGATCGGTGGTCCGGGAGGAGCGATGCGGGgcctgagcgctcaccgtgtgcacagcactgtactgagcgctcgggaggtacAATcgggcagtaaagagagacgatccccgcccggaccgggctcacggtccagaaggggggaggcaggcatcgaaACCAgtcaacgggcatcaatagcatcagtagaaataaatagaattttagatatatagatatttatatatacacacatcagaacaagtaaacaggcatcagtagcacgtgagcccgtcgttgggcagggatggtctctctcggtCGCCAAACCGTActctccaaacgctcagtacagcgagcgctccataaatacgatcgaacgaatgaatccatcgatagaaatagaattatagaaatgtatGTATATAaacgcatcaaaacaagtaaacaggcattaatataaataaagagaattacagaTCTGTAGGTATAGACCGGAAAGctgtggggggcggagggaggtagagaaaagggagagagtcggggcgacgggggtggggggagaggaaaagggacccccccccccgacctgctggcccccgggacccccgacccggtgacccccgggaccccccgaccCGCTGACCCCCGGGCTTTCACCCCCCGAAACCTCCCTGaccctcagcctgggaaggcctcttggaggaaacgtgtcCCATCGTCGAACCGTACTCTCCGGAGCGTTCAGTACACTGCCCCGTGCACCGCTCGTTATCATTATCAAGCGCCTTCGAGCCATTTCCGATTCCCAGCGACTCCTCGGACGGACGTTCTCCGGAACGTCGGCGGCCCGCGCCCTCTCCCCCGTGGTCGTTCGGTCCGTCCAGCCGCCGGTCTCCCGCTCCCACgtttcccctggacttttcccagccTCCGTGTCTCCTCCGGAGAATCCGCCCTCCCCATCACGGGTCCCAAATACGCGCGAACGGGTCGCGCCATTCGGCCTTCCGAAAACGCCTCCGGCTTAATCTGCCCTAAAATCCACTGGTCGGTTTCCCGGGCCGTCCGCGACGCCGCACTGCGAGAGGATCGACGCTCTTTCTATCCCGTTCTTTCACCGTCCGGCTTTCGCATCCCGGCCGTCGACGGATGCGATCGATCGGTAGAGCGACCGATCGACCGAATGGGTCCGTTCTTCGTTCTACTCTTCTCCCCCAAACGCTGAGCACGGtgtctgcccacagcgagcgctcgataaataccactgactgcctgaACGTTGGAtcgatctctttctctctttctctgcctccatttttctctctttctcgctccatccgtctctctccatttctctctccttccccacccctgggcCCGCAGtctccgagcactgtactaagcgcttgggagagtccgacagagtcggtagacgctcaCCCTGCCCCAGGGAGCCGACGTGCACCTCCGCTACGAACGGGAGCCCGTCCCCGATGGCTTTccggccctcggccccccggccccctcaccgCCTCACCTCGCAGATGGTCTACCGCGGTCCGGCCCGCACGTTCGGCTCCTATAACGCCCTGGGCCGCCGTCTCATCTCTTTTGCCGCCAACCCcgggcccatgtcccgcctccggcccggaaggccCGTCCCGCCTCAGGTCCCCCAGACCGCCGCTCTCCCGGCCTTCAGGGTCTAACGgcgggcccgcctcctcctccgaggAGCCTTCCCGGCccgctcccccctttcctctcctcccgcgtcgccccggccggctccctctcttcctccccccgtcccggccccgcacccgtccccctcccctcatttcttcctttctcttcgcctccgtctccccctctagaccggcggctcctcgcgggcggggaatgggtctctttATCGGCGTATCGGacccccccaagcgctcagtccagcgctcggcGCCCAGCCAGCGCTCGATCGATGCGACCGAATGACCGGCTCGGAGCCGGAGGGAGGAAGAGTCGGCCGTGCGGGCGGGACGacgggcggagggggccgggccgggggcgatcCGGGGGGGTCCCCGAGCCGGAGCCCCTCGCCaccctcccgttctccctccgccccggcccaGTTCGAAGAGGACATCCTGAACATCTGCCTGTCCATCCTGGACCAGAGCCCCAGCGCCCAGCTGGATCCGCTCACGGACGTCAGCCGGCGAGGGGACCCCATCTACGTCAGCAGGGTGGTCAGCGCCATGGTGAGGCcgtccggggggctggggggctcgggggggggggtcgggggatggGGGGACCGGCCGTGAACGGGCCGAGGGCGGTCGGGGCTCCGATCGATTCGATTCGTTcgtttagagaagcggcgcggtcgaggccgggcccgggagtcccgggtcgtgggttccggtcccgcctccgccgctcgcctgctgggtgacttcgggcaggtcgcttccccgggccccggctccctcatccggaaaatggggatgaagaccgggagccccacgggggacgacccgatgaccccgtatcccccccccggcgcttaggacagcgcttggcgcatagcgaGCTCTTGAGAAATACCGCGGTGAGGCGACGGAAAGGAGAAAGCGGCGGGGACGGCGGCTAGAAGGGAAGGGTTTCCTTTCCGAGGAGGCTTAGTTTCTCCCTTTCCGAAGCGCTTTGCCGCCGTCCGTCCCGTTTTCCCCTCCCGATGGCCCCCGCGAGAGAGGGACGGGCGAGGCCCGTCCCCATCTggcggaggaggaaaccgaggcccagaggagggcgGCCACcgacccgaggtcacgcagcgggccggcggcggagcggggacggGGACCCGGGCGTCCCGACTCCCGTGGACGTTTCGGGGTttttctcgccccccccccccagagagtCCCCTCTCAGAGatctctggagggagggagagagggcgagtCCACCCATTCAGTAGCATctgctgaacgcttactatgtgcaaagcactctactaatccaGCCCCGgaaggccgggccgggcgggcgccCCGTCCCGTGTTCCGACCCCGGCGACCTCGGTCgggtcccctccccgggcctcggtgcccGGCACGCGGCCGGCGCCGCCCGGACCACCCTCGTCGCCACgaggggcggcgtggctcagtggagagagcccgggccgggctgTCCGAgcccgtgggttcgaatgccggctccgccgctcgtctgccgggcgaccccgggccggtcacctcacttctctgggcctcggtcgcccccTCCGGAGAAACGGGGATGAAAGGACgtgacggcccgatgaccccgcgtctcccccggcgcccggaacggtgctcggcacgtagcaggcgcttccCGGATACCGGCGGCGTTCTTCTTCTGATCGTTATCGCCGGCGTCAGCTTTCCCTGCGCGAGGGGGGCGGTCTGACGGGCTCGACGACCGTTGCAGGTGAACAGCAACGACGACAAGGGCGTGGTGGAGGGTCAGTGGCGCGGCCAGTACGGCGGGGGGACCAACCCCCTGGCCTGGAGGGGCAGCGTGGCCATCCTCCGCAAGTGGTACCGTGGCCGCTACAAACCCGTCAAGTTCGGCCAGTGCTGGGTCTTCGCCGGGGTCATGTGCACAGGTGACTCGGGGGGacgcggggcggcgggcggcccggggggcggggggccgggcggcctgctcataataatgataatcacaataataaccaaagtatctgtcgagcgctccgtgccgagcaccgttctaagcgccgggcaaggtcatcgggcggtcccccgggcggctcccgctctccatccccgtttccggatgaggggacggagagcgacccgcccagggtcccgcgggtgacgagcggcggaggcgggattcgaacccacgacctccgactccacggggccacgccgcctccccgGGAACCGGCCGGAAGGcccgggtcggggccggggggccctcttctagaggagcggcgcggctcagcgggttCCGAACCTGCCTCCGCCACGTGGCTGCTGCgcggccccgggccggtcgcttcgcttctctgggcctcggttccctcatctggaaaatggggacggggaccgggagtcccacgggggaccgcccggCGACCGcgcatcccccacccccggcgcttagaacggtgcttggcacatagtcggcgcttaacaaataccaaacgtcaccgtcgtcgtcgtcgtcgtcgtcacaaCGGTAATAACGAATAACGTGCAGCTCAGTgtcagaacccaggcttgggagtcagaggacgctcGTTCCCGCGCTCGTCCATTCGGTCGGATTTGTGAATGATAATTACAATCACGATGATGtatgttgagcgctgactacgtgacgggcactgtgctaaccgctggAGGCCCTGAGCCAAGAATGATAATAAgcacgatggtatctgttgagcgcttactatgtgacgggcaCCGTGCTAACCGCTGGGGGCCCTGAGCTaatcgtcatcatcgtcgtcgtcgtggtGTTTCTGTTAGGCGCTTCACTATGTGACGGGCACCGTGCTAACCGCTGGAGGCCCTGAgctaataatattaattcatcacgatggtatttgttaagcgcttaccaggtgccgagcaccgttctgagcgccgggggagtcacggggtcatcgggtcgtcccccgcggggcgcaccgcccttaatccccgttctccagatgaggtcgctgaggcccggggaaattaaatgacttacccgaggccgcccagcagataagcggggaaggcgggattagaacccacgtcctctgacgcccaagcccgggctctacccactgcgccgcgctgcttctctactaaacactggaggaaccgtaccgagcgctcgatgtgtgcggagcgctgggctaaACGCTCGGAAGGGCCAAAGCGGCCGTAAAGAGAGACGATCGCCCGGCcttggggcggaggggagacagaccttctcATCCCGGCGCATCTGTCTGCCGTGcggcctcgggccagtcgcttgacttctctgggcctcggttaccccacccgggagacggggacggagaccgtgagcgtCCGAGTGGGCAGGGGCCACGTCCGACCCCGTagttaagcgcttgataaatgccagCGGCGTTATCGATATTACTATTAGTAGGAGCGGGAGAACGGGGGGACCCTCCCGGGCGGGTttggagtggggcgggggggcgtggaGCAATCTCCCCAGgggcctgacccctgacccctgccccCCCGGCCCTCTGGGCGAGTTTCAGTGCTGCGGTGCTTGGGCATCGCCACCCGCGTCGTGTCCAACTTCAACTCCGCCCACGACACCGACCGCAACCTCATCGTGGACAAATACGTGGACAGCTTCGGCCGGGCCCTGGACGACATCACCGAGGACAGCATGTGGTGCGGGCCcgggggggcgccgggggaggaagagggggaggaggaggaggaaggggaggaggagggaatggaggaggagggaaaggagcaggaaaaggaggaggagggaggggaagaggaaggggaagaggaagaggaagaggaggaggaaaggaggacgaAAGGAGGacgaaaggaggagagaaaggagggaaaggaggagaaaaaaggaggagtacaaaaaaggaggagggaaaggaggaggaaaggaggagggaaaggagaaggagaagaacagaggaggaggaggaggagaaaaaggaggagggaaaggagaaggagaaaaacagaggaggaggaggaggaggaggagaaaaaggaggagggaaaggaggaggaaaggaggagggaaaggagaaggagaagaacagaggaggaggaggaggagaaaaaggaggagggaaaggaggaggaaaggagtagaaaaaaggaggagagaaaggaggaggaaaaggaggaggaggagaaaaaaggagtagaaaaaaggaggtgggaaaggaggaggaaggggaggagggaaaggagaaggagaaaaacaggaggagggaaagaaggaaaaggaggaggaggagaaataaagaggagggaaaggaggaaaaggaggagaaaaacagaggaggaggaggaggagaaataaagaggaaaaggaggagaagaaaaaaagaggagcgaaaggaggaggagaagggaaaggagggggggaaggaggaaaagaagatgaggagggggaggaggaaaaggaggaagaagataagagggaaaaggcaggaggaagaggaaaaagagaaggaggggaaggaggaagaggatgggagggaaaagCGAGGAGGACGGCGacgaagggggggaggaggagggaaaggaggacgaaggagaagagaaggagcagaaggaggaggaggaaggagcgagTGTCCACTAGGTGCTGCACCCTGTCCTGAGCGTCGGGGAAGAGGGACAAGCCAGAGAAAGGCccgattccctgcccgcaaggggctTCTATCGCAGGATCTACTGAGCGCCCACCGGCTGCACGCGGGGCAGCGGACCCAACGCCGGGGAAAGGACCAGGCGGAGAAAGGGCCCCTTTCCCGTCCACCGGGGGCTCCGACGGCCTACTGGCCGCcacgggatttactgagcgcccccggggcgggggccgggggccgggggccgggggccggggcggcgcgccGTCCCGGACTCCTGGGTCCAAGCTCTGGGTCCCGGCAGGAATTTCCACGTCTGGAACGAGAGCTGGTTCGCCCGCCCGGACCTGGGACCCTCCTACAACGGTTGGCAGGTCTTGGACGCCACTCCTCAGGAGCAGAGTCAAGGTGGAGACTCAGTCGTTCGTCCcggcgtatttatcgagcgcctaccgtgtgcagagcactggaccaggcCCCGACACCCTCCCCGTCCcaacccgcccccggccccccgggccctcctCGATCCGTCACCCGATCGATCGACGGAggttaccgagcgcttcctgtgtgccgagcgccgtactgagcgcccgggaggggcCAGTAGAGCGAGTCgacccgatccccgccctcgaggagcctcTAGTCtactaccgtgtgcggagcactggggagagtccagtgcagtcCCCGCCCGGGAGGGGTTCCAAGCATCCcgagggcagagcaccgtgctgagaccGGGGAGGGTccggcggggccccggccggggcccaGCTGAGCCGTGCGTGTGGTGTCCGTTGTttccgtgtgtgtctgtgtatgcgtCTGCGTGCCCGTGTCTATGTGTGTCCACGCGGGTGCCCGCCTCCGTGCGTCCGTGTCCGTGTCCGCGTGCGTGTCCGCGTGTGCGCCCGTATCCACGTGTCCGTGTCCATGTGGATGTTGTGTCCACGTGGGTGTCCGCGTGTTTACCCACCTCCATTCGTCTGTGTCCATGTGGGTTGTCCACGTGTGTCCGTGACTGCGTGCGTATCCACGTGTCTGCCCGTGTCTGTGCGTCTGTGTCCGTGCGGGGGTCCGTGTGTCCACGTGCGTGCCCGCCTCCGTGCGCCTGTGTCCGTGTGGGCGTCCAGGTCCGCGTGCGTGTCCACGTGGGTGCCCGTATCCGTGCGTCCGTGTCCACGTGGCTGTCCGTGGGTGTCCGCGTCCGCGCGCGTGCCCGTCTCCGTGCGTCTGTGTCCGCGCGGGCGTCCGTGACGGCGCGTCTGTGTGTCCGCACGTGTCCGTCCGCCCGCGCGCCCTCCCAGGCGTGTTCCGGTGCGGGCCGGCGTCGGTGGCGGCCATCCGGGAGGGCGAGGTGGACCTGGCCTACGACGGCCCCTTCGTCTTCGCCGAGGTGAACGCCGACTACGTCACGTGGCTGTGGCAGGCGGAGGGCGCCGCCCGCGAGCCCGTCCGCACCGACCCCCGCGCCGTCGGGGCGCGCCTCGCCACCAAGGCCCTCCGAGGAGACCGGCCCTGCGACCTCACCCGCTGCTACAAGCACCCCGAGggtacccccgccccccgccgcgcgcgtccctctccccggcccgcccggggcccggccgccgtCGGGGGGGTTCATCGAGCTCCCGCCGGGCGTCCGgccgccgtcctgagcgccggggagggcccGAAACGAAAAAGCGCCCCGTTTCTCACTCACGAGGGGCCTCTGACGGCCTCGCGGTAGCCGGGCGGCTTATCGAGCTCCCGATGGGTGTCGgccgccgtaccgagcgccggggagagcccGGAACCAGAAAGCGACCCTTTCGGCCCAGCGGTGGGTCGATCGAGCTCCTGCTGGGTGTCGGGCGCCGCACGGAGCGCCGGGGAGAACCCGGAATGGAAAAGGGACCCATTCCTCACTTCCGACGGCCCAGGagtagtcggggggggggggtccatcgAGCACCCGCCGGGcgtcgggcccgggagtcggaaggtcccgggttctaatcccggccccgccgcctgtctgccgggtgaccctgggccactcacttcccttccctgggcctcagttccctcatctgcaaaatggggattcggaccggGGGCCTCATTAACttccgttcattcgttcactgTCGGTCAGTCGGAcgcactgagcgcctactgtgtgcgaagcactgggccCGGCACTCGGAAGGCACAATGAAGCAATAGAGAGAGGCcatccccgcccgcgacgggctcacggtcgagagCCGGGGGGACTTGtgtcccccccagcacttggaacagtgcttagcaagtacccttgtttgagaagcggcggggcttggtggcaagaggccggagtccgaggtcgtgggttctaaccccgcctccgccgccgccgcgcgaccccgggccggccgctcggcttctcggggcctccgtcccctcgtcCGTCGAAGGGGGagcgaggccgtgagccccgcgggggaccgcccgatgacccggaatctcccccggcgcttagaacggtggttggcgcgtagtaggcgcttgacGGGCGTTACCGTCGTTCTCACGCCgagctcctccgcctcccgccagGGTCCAAGAAGGAGAGGCAGGTGTTCCGGAAGGCGGTGAGGAAGCTGTTCGGGGTGGAGGCCgcggggaggagagagcgggtccgccgggccggggggcacGTCCCCGAGCCCGCCAAGAAGCCCACCGTCTCCGGGAAGTTCAAGCTGCTGGAGCCGCCCGCGGTGGGCCGGGATCTCCGCTTGGCCCTGGGCCTCGCCAACCTCACCGCCCGCCCCCAGAAGGTCAAGGTCAACCTCAGCGCCTCCACCATCCTCTACACCCGCCGGCCGGTGGCCGAGGTCCTGCACGAGAGCAGGGCGGTCAAGCTGGGCCCCAGGGAAGGTAGGCggccccgccgggtgacctcgggtcgGTGGCTTCTCTCATCCATCCGGCCGTCGAGGAAACTGTCTGGAAATTGAGGGGGGATGAGGAAGGCGCCCGTcaggcgctcactctgtgccggccgccgttctaagcgccggggtggtacGGGTCCATCGggtttggacccggtccccgtcccccgtggggctcccgggctccatccccaatttttccagatgagggatccgaggcccagaggagcgaagcggccggcccgaggtcacacggcagacgggcggcggaggcgggattagagaccacgacttctgacgcccgggcccggcctcttgccgctgagccgcgccgcttctctagaagCGATAGACCTCGCACCTTTCTCCTCctcgatcgatcaatccatcgatcgctgctatttagtgagcgccgaCTCTATGCGGACCACtccgctaagtgctcgggagagtacgatacaacagaattagcagacgcgttctctgccGGTAATGAGTTTACGATCCAGAggggctctttctcctcctcctgttctcctcctcttcctctcctcctcctggtcttctcctcctctccctcttctcttcttcctcctctcctcctcctcttcctcctctcctcctcctcttgttcttctcctcctctcctccctctcttcctcttctcctctcctccttctcttcctcttctcctcctcttcctcttctttcctcctcctcttctcttcctcctcttctcctcttgttctcttcttctcctctcctcctcttcctcttctcctgctctcctcctcctcttctcctcctcttctcttcctcttctccttctcctcttccccctcttctcctcctcctcccgttctcctcttctcctctcctccatctccacttCTCTTTCTCAGTCTGGGAGCTTAGCCCAGGCCcccgcacgctgtaagcgctcagtaaggcgaagcagcgcggctcagaggcaagaggccgggcttgggagccagctgtcgcgggttcaaatcccgactccgccgctcgtcagctgggtgactttgggccagtcaactcacttctctgggcctcagttccctcatctggaaaatggggatgaagaccgggagccccacggggggacaacccgatgacctcggatctcccccagcgcttagaacggtgctcggcacatagtaagcgcttaacagatggcatcgacgtcattactattactcctactaatGATAATCGATACGATTGGCTGAATGAACGACAACCGCCCGGGGCTATTTCCCCGCAGAGAAGCAAATCCCCATCAGCATCCCGTATTCGGATTACATGAAGGATCTGACGAGCGATAAGAAGATCCTGGTGTCGGCCATGGTCCTGGTCTTCAAGGGCGAGAAGACGCTCCTGGAGAAAGACGTGACCCTGGGGGATTTCATCCTCATCAAGGTAGAGGCAGCGTCgctcgggctggggggggggtcggaagtcgtgggttctaatcccggcttagaacggagcttggcccataataagcgcctCGTGATCATCACCGTCACTAGTGGCGCCGCGGGGTCGATCGGTggtactcattcactcaatcaccgctatttattgagtgcttactgggtgcggagcactgcgcccaACGCTTCTCTCCCCGTCGGCCGGGAGCCGACGGGGTAGACGGGGGTGACGGTCGGGAGGGGGGtgcgggagggaggagacagagtacGAGGACACGAACGTAAACGCTGTGGAGCtcggggaggaccagaggggtggggtggggtcgtattcattcaatcggccgcatttattgagcgcttactgtactaagcgcttggaaagtataattcggcaatagagagagaccatcccagcccatcagcgggctcacggcctagaatcggggagacggaccgcaaaacaagtagacaggcaagtggggaaggcagaggaggaggaagagggcttaatcagggaaggcttcctggagggggtggggttttttttttttaaggagggatTTCTAGGCGATACGGAGGGGGAGGCCGTGGGCGAGATGGAGGAGCGGGGTGCGCGGGCTGGGCCCGGAGCCGGAGGGAACCATTTTGCTCCGGCCTCGGTGCCCTCTGGGCCCCCAGGTGCTGGGCCCTGCCGTGGTGGACGAACCCTGCACCGTGGCCGTGACCGTCTCGAACCCGCTTCCCGAGGCCGTGGACGACTGCGTGCTGGTGGTGGAGGGCAGCGGCCTGCTCGCCGAGCCCCTCAGCATCGAGTGAGCGTCTCCCCTCTCGGCCCCTCTCCTCGTCTCGGCgtctctctcctgaacccctctctcctctgcctctctctcttcgacagagactctgtctccaGCATCTCTCTGCTGAACccctcattgattcattcaatcgtatttattgagcgcttactgtgtgcaga
This region includes:
- the TGM6 gene encoding protein-glutamine gamma-glutamyltransferase 6, encoding MAAVKIAEVDWRREANGQSHHTAEFPGPELVVRRGRPFRLALGLSRALDPSEDLVFTVETGPRASEELRTKAVFSTSEEEEEEEEEEAEARWEAAVEAEEEAGAPGSVGVSISSPADAPVGRYKLSARVSSRGPHRIKKLGQFVLLFNPWAPEDTVHLSSEEEREEYVLNEHGVIFRGVKERIRAQGWNYGQFEEDILNICLSILDQSPSAQLDPLTDVSRRGDPIYVSRVVSAMVNSNDDKGVVEGQWRGQYGGGTNPLAWRGSVAILRKWYRGRYKPVKFGQCWVFAGVMCTVLRCLGIATRVVSNFNSAHDTDRNLIVDKYVDSFGRALDDITEDSMWNFHVWNESWFARPDLGPSYNGWQVLDATPQEQSQGVFRCGPASVAAIREGEVDLAYDGPFVFAEVNADYVTWLWQAEGAAREPVRTDPRAVGARLATKALRGDRPCDLTRCYKHPEGSKKERQVFRKAVRKLFGVEAAGRRERVRRAGGHVPEPAKKPTVSGKFKLLEPPAVGRDLRLALGLANLTARPQKVKVNLSASTILYTRRPVAEVLHESRAVKLGPREEKQIPISIPYSDYMKDLTSDKKILVSAMVLVFKGEKTLLEKDVTLGDFILIKVLGPAVVDEPCTVAVTVSNPLPEAVDDCVLVVEGSGLLAEPLSIEVPPLEAEEKATVRFDVTPYKSGSRQLQADLVSARFPDIKGFLTVHVDPARRRASSPGPPARPRPL